One stretch of Deinococcus fonticola DNA includes these proteins:
- a CDS encoding 50S ribosomal protein L11 methyltransferase yields MLVYHLPGTFETREHHLDLLWEAGATGLEERRGLIRAYFDDRAALPAEIGDGEWLEEAEQDWQAEFKRTLKPVQAGRVTIVAPWQQQEVPAGQLPLVIEPGMAFGTGHHATTRMAVEALGELDLSGKRVLDVGTGSGVLAIAAALLGAGWTLGVDIDPVTIPIARENAGVNGVQASQAQFEEGTLGLGDLDVLEDAPFDVLVANLYAELHDLLAGEYAAHMQPSAPLILTGILTGKLPLVRSALGREGFADVQVREDGEWALVTARRA; encoded by the coding sequence ATGCTCGTGTACCACCTGCCCGGCACTTTTGAAACGCGTGAACATCACCTCGACCTGCTGTGGGAGGCGGGGGCCACCGGCCTGGAGGAACGCCGGGGCCTGATTCGCGCTTACTTTGACGATCGGGCGGCGTTGCCGGCTGAGATCGGGGACGGGGAGTGGCTGGAGGAGGCCGAGCAGGACTGGCAGGCGGAGTTCAAGCGGACGCTGAAGCCCGTGCAGGCGGGACGGGTCACGATCGTCGCGCCGTGGCAGCAGCAGGAAGTTCCGGCAGGGCAGTTGCCGCTGGTGATCGAACCGGGCATGGCGTTCGGCACCGGGCACCACGCAACGACGCGCATGGCGGTGGAGGCGCTGGGTGAGCTTGACCTGAGTGGCAAGCGCGTGCTGGACGTGGGTACGGGCAGCGGCGTGCTGGCAATCGCGGCCGCTCTGCTGGGCGCGGGCTGGACGCTGGGGGTGGATATCGACCCCGTGACCATTCCCATTGCGCGCGAGAACGCCGGGGTGAACGGCGTGCAAGCGTCTCAGGCGCAGTTCGAGGAGGGAACGCTGGGCCTGGGTGACCTGGATGTGCTGGAGGACGCACCGTTCGACGTGCTGGTAGCGAACCTGTACGCGGAATTGCACGACCTGCTGGCGGGCGAGTATGCCGCCCACATGCAGCCGTCGGCGCCGCTGATTCTGACCGGAATTCTGACGGGCAAACTGCCGCTGGTGCGCTCGGCCCTGGGGCGCGAGGGCTTCGCGGACGTGCAGGTGCGTGAGGACGGCGAGTGGGCGCTGGTCACGGCCCGCCGGGCCTGA
- a CDS encoding acylphosphatase: protein MRLTALVSGTVQGVGYRNWVQRHARDLALRGYAENLSDGRVEVIAEGTEANLKRLLHWLKRGPPHARVLGVETQYSESTGLTDFHVY, encoded by the coding sequence ATGCGTCTTACAGCCCTGGTAAGTGGAACAGTGCAGGGGGTCGGTTACCGCAACTGGGTGCAACGTCACGCGCGTGACCTGGCCCTGCGTGGGTACGCCGAGAACCTCAGCGACGGTCGAGTGGAAGTCATTGCCGAAGGCACGGAAGCGAACCTGAAGCGCCTGCTGCACTGGTTGAAACGTGGCCCGCCCCACGCCCGCGTGCTGGGCGTGGAGACGCAGTACAGCGAAAGCACCGGCCTCACGGACTTTCACGTGTATTGA
- the rpmI gene encoding 50S ribosomal protein L35, giving the protein MPKMKTLKMAKRRVKITGTGKVMAFKSGKRHQNTGKSGAEISGKGKGFVLAKPEWKRMKLMLGGK; this is encoded by the coding sequence ATGCCCAAGATGAAGACCCTGAAAATGGCCAAGCGCCGCGTGAAAATCACGGGGACTGGCAAGGTCATGGCGTTCAAGAGCGGTAAACGCCACCAGAACACCGGCAAGAGCGGCGCGGAAATCAGCGGCAAAGGCAAAGGCTTCGTGCTGGCCAAGCCCGAGTGGAAGCGCATGAAACTGATGCTGGGGGGGAAATAA
- a CDS encoding phosphotransferase enzyme family protein, giving the protein MSFAELTGRRQVARLRETALSALRAYPFQVRRLRLLNHGFNTTFRVDTQDGQKFALRINVNSRRSSEQIAAEMAWLAALSADTALRVPTPVPLADGSLLQHIWSSDLQRDLPVALFSWLPGSDLGDEATPAQWREVGRAAALLHGHALNWPLPAGAALSSLHHPLMDSANHLTGDHELLTAERHEVLDETFRRVEEVLTNLFRREVPRPLHADLHGWNLKWARGKLYVFDFDDCGLGVPLQDLAISAYYLRPAAELEAALLEGYAAQAPLPSYTPLDYESIVAGRNLVLLNDVLVNTTAEIRAMQPRYVRNSVLKLRHFLETGEYRHDLPGVEQAG; this is encoded by the coding sequence ATGTCTTTTGCTGAACTCACTGGGCGCCGTCAGGTGGCCCGCCTGCGGGAAACGGCCCTGAGCGCCCTGCGGGCCTACCCTTTTCAGGTCAGGCGGTTGAGGCTGCTGAACCACGGTTTCAACACGACCTTCCGGGTCGATACCCAGGACGGACAGAAGTTTGCCCTGCGCATCAACGTGAATTCACGCCGCAGTTCCGAGCAGATCGCGGCGGAGATGGCGTGGCTGGCGGCGCTGAGCGCGGACACGGCCCTGCGCGTGCCCACGCCCGTGCCGCTGGCCGACGGTTCACTGCTGCAACACATCTGGAGCAGCGACCTGCAACGCGACCTGCCGGTGGCGCTGTTCTCGTGGCTGCCCGGAAGCGATCTGGGCGACGAGGCCACCCCGGCGCAGTGGCGCGAGGTGGGGCGGGCCGCCGCCCTGCTGCACGGGCACGCCCTGAACTGGCCTTTACCGGCGGGCGCGGCCCTCAGCAGCCTGCACCACCCCCTGATGGACTCCGCGAATCACCTGACCGGAGATCACGAACTCCTGACCGCCGAGCGGCACGAAGTGCTGGATGAAACCTTCCGGCGCGTGGAAGAAGTCCTGACGAACCTGTTCAGGCGTGAAGTTCCCCGGCCCCTGCACGCCGATTTACACGGGTGGAACCTGAAGTGGGCCAGGGGAAAACTGTACGTGTTCGATTTCGACGACTGTGGCCTGGGGGTTCCCCTGCAAGACCTGGCCATTTCGGCGTATTACTTGCGCCCCGCCGCGGAACTGGAAGCCGCCCTGCTGGAAGGCTACGCGGCCCAGGCGCCGCTCCCCAGTTACACGCCGCTGGACTACGAAAGCATCGTGGCCGGGCGCAACCTTGTGCTGCTGAATGACGTGCTGGTGAACACCACCGCCGAAATCCGCGCCATGCAGCCCCGCTACGTGCGCAACAGCGTCCTGAAACTCCGGCATTTTCTGGAAACCGGCGAATACCGCCACGACCTGCCGGGCGTGGAACAAGCCGGGTGA
- a CDS encoding ABC transporter ATP-binding protein, which translates to MTQPDQNDAYSKGFDLDLTKRILRYVRPYRTLATGGVLLALLTAALQPVPAFLQGYAIDHALTPFVNGSNTDAPGLLNLLLMIVLGYILVQIIEFGLTYASALTIGYLGQNVLRDIRADVFTKLQRLHLAYFDQNPVGRLITRVTSDVDAINQFITGGLISLITSTFLILVYMGVMLSINWRLALIAFTVLPFLFVATNYFRGKMRLTYRDTRIQQAIVNTKLNENITGMQTVQLFGRERRSALDFEHSNRALLGALERSVHWFSLFMPVVAILGQVSIALVLYFGARYILGVDVGTGAQAALSVGVLYAFVQWTTQLFQPIQDLADVFNNLQAAMASSERIFGVLDTEEEIVDRPDAKKLGNFIGQVDFENVWFSYDSSVTADTPDTDDRWILRGVDLHIAPGESVALVGATGAGKTSVTALVSRFYDVQRGAVKVDGEDVKDLDQHDLRKHIGLVLQDVFLFAGTIESNLTLNDSTIPHDRVIEACKYVGVHDYILSLENGYQTEVRERGATLSTGQKQLLAFARALIQNPDILLVLDEATSNVDTETELRIQAALEKVMEGRTSIIIAHRLSTIEHCDRIIVMRKGRIVEQGSHLELLNKGGYYSRLHRLQYARGDAAD; encoded by the coding sequence ATGACCCAGCCCGATCAGAACGACGCCTACAGCAAGGGCTTTGACCTCGACCTGACCAAACGCATCCTGCGCTACGTCAGGCCCTACCGCACCCTGGCGACGGGCGGCGTGCTGCTGGCCCTGCTGACGGCCGCGCTGCAACCCGTCCCGGCCTTCTTGCAGGGCTACGCCATCGACCACGCCCTGACGCCTTTCGTGAACGGCAGCAACACCGACGCGCCGGGGCTGCTGAACCTGCTGCTGATGATCGTGCTGGGGTACATCCTGGTGCAGATCATCGAGTTCGGCTTGACCTACGCCTCGGCCCTCACCATCGGTTACCTGGGCCAGAACGTGCTGCGGGACATTCGCGCCGACGTGTTCACTAAGTTGCAGCGCCTGCACCTGGCGTACTTCGACCAGAACCCGGTGGGCCGCCTGATTACCCGCGTGACCAGCGACGTGGACGCCATCAACCAGTTCATCACAGGCGGGCTGATCAGCCTGATCACCAGCACCTTCCTGATCCTGGTGTACATGGGCGTGATGCTGAGCATCAACTGGCGCTTGGCACTGATCGCCTTCACGGTGCTGCCCTTCCTGTTCGTGGCCACCAACTACTTCCGGGGCAAGATGCGCCTGACCTACCGCGACACGCGCATTCAGCAGGCCATCGTGAACACCAAACTGAACGAGAACATCACCGGCATGCAGACCGTGCAGCTGTTCGGGCGCGAGCGCCGCAGCGCCCTGGACTTCGAGCACAGCAACCGCGCTCTGCTCGGCGCTCTGGAACGCTCGGTGCACTGGTTCTCGCTGTTCATGCCGGTGGTCGCCATTCTGGGCCAGGTGTCCATTGCGCTGGTGCTGTACTTCGGGGCGCGCTACATCCTGGGCGTGGACGTGGGAACGGGCGCACAGGCGGCCCTGAGCGTGGGTGTCCTGTACGCCTTCGTGCAGTGGACGACCCAGCTCTTCCAGCCCATTCAGGATCTGGCGGACGTGTTCAACAACCTGCAAGCCGCCATGGCCTCCAGCGAACGCATTTTCGGGGTGCTGGACACCGAGGAAGAGATCGTGGACAGACCGGACGCGAAGAAACTCGGAAACTTCATCGGGCAGGTGGACTTCGAGAACGTGTGGTTCTCGTATGACAGCAGCGTGACCGCCGACACCCCCGACACCGACGACCGCTGGATTCTGCGCGGCGTCGACCTGCATATCGCGCCCGGCGAGAGCGTGGCGCTGGTGGGGGCCACCGGAGCCGGGAAAACCAGCGTCACGGCCCTGGTCAGCCGCTTCTACGACGTGCAGCGCGGCGCCGTGAAGGTCGACGGCGAGGACGTGAAAGACCTCGACCAGCATGACCTGCGCAAGCACATCGGGCTGGTGTTGCAGGACGTGTTCCTGTTCGCTGGCACCATCGAGAGCAACCTGACCCTCAACGACTCCACTATTCCCCACGACCGCGTGATCGAGGCATGCAAATACGTGGGCGTCCACGACTACATCCTGAGCCTGGAAAACGGCTACCAGACCGAGGTGCGCGAACGCGGCGCCACCCTCTCGACCGGGCAGAAGCAACTGCTGGCCTTCGCCCGCGCCCTGATTCAGAACCCCGACATCCTGCTGGTGCTGGACGAAGCTACCAGCAACGTGGACACCGAAACTGAACTGCGTATTCAGGCTGCGCTGGAAAAAGTCATGGAAGGCCGCACCAGCATCATCATCGCCCACCGCCTCTCGACCATCGAGCACTGTGACCGCATTATCGTGATGCGCAAGGGCCGCATCGTCGAGCAGGGCAGCCACCTGGAACTGCTGAATAAGGGCGGGTACTACAGTCGTCTGCACCGTCTGCAATACGCGCGGGGCGACGCAGCGGACTGA
- the rplT gene encoding 50S ribosomal protein L20: MPRAKTGIVRRRRHKKVLKRAKGFWGSRSKQYRNAFQTLLNAATYEYRDRRNKKRDFRRLWIQRINAGARLHGMNYSTFISGLKKANIDLNRKVLADIAAREPEAFKALVDAAQAARK; encoded by the coding sequence ATGCCGCGCGCCAAGACCGGGATCGTCCGCCGCCGCCGTCACAAGAAAGTCCTGAAGCGCGCCAAGGGCTTCTGGGGCAGCCGCAGCAAGCAGTACCGCAACGCCTTCCAGACCCTGCTGAACGCCGCCACCTACGAGTACCGCGACCGCCGCAACAAGAAGCGTGACTTCCGTCGCCTGTGGATTCAGCGTATCAACGCAGGCGCTCGCCTGCACGGTATGAACTACAGCACGTTCATCAGCGGCCTGAAGAAAGCCAACATCGACCTGAACCGTAAGGTGCTGGCCGACATTGCCGCCCGTGAACCCGAGGCCTTCAAGGCCCTGGTGGACGCCGCCCAGGCTGCCCGCAAGTAA
- a CDS encoding small ribosomal subunit Rsm22 family protein, whose protein sequence is MELPVVLREGLEQAAQGIPLADLSRAVDTLSGRYRQEVMDGAWHVSGDLAARAYLTVRFPATFAALAAAMGEVEQVRPEFQPATHLDVGSGPGTAFWAASGTWDSIGQAVMLEGSPHMREWGQKLGRLSRVSNQWLDVDVRRGLPATGTHDLVTLSYVLNELTPETRPPLIRELWECTGDTLLLLEPGTTAGWQRILEARQQLLTLGAHLLAPCPHTRPCPVQQPDWCHFSVRVARSSTHRRGKGADLAYEDEKFIYLAASRTPGEPRAGRVLTHPSTRSGLVNLKLCTGQGTLEQRTLSKRDGELFKQARRLEWGDALEEGGGESRRENASP, encoded by the coding sequence ATGGAGCTTCCCGTGGTGTTGAGAGAAGGATTGGAGCAGGCCGCCCAGGGCATTCCCCTGGCGGACTTGAGCCGCGCGGTGGACACGCTGTCCGGGCGTTACCGTCAGGAAGTGATGGACGGCGCGTGGCACGTGTCCGGTGACCTGGCCGCGCGGGCTTACCTGACCGTGCGTTTTCCCGCGACCTTCGCGGCCCTGGCCGCCGCCATGGGGGAAGTCGAGCAGGTCAGGCCTGAGTTTCAGCCCGCCACGCACCTGGACGTGGGTTCCGGCCCCGGCACGGCTTTCTGGGCGGCCAGCGGCACCTGGGACTCGATTGGGCAGGCCGTGATGCTGGAAGGCAGCCCGCACATGCGCGAATGGGGACAGAAACTCGGTCGACTGAGCCGCGTATCAAATCAGTGGCTGGACGTGGATGTCCGGCGCGGCCTGCCCGCCACAGGAACGCACGATCTGGTCACGCTTTCTTACGTGCTGAACGAATTGACGCCCGAAACCCGCCCGCCCCTTATCCGGGAACTGTGGGAGTGCACCGGGGACACGCTCCTGCTGTTGGAACCCGGCACCACCGCCGGCTGGCAACGCATCCTGGAAGCCCGGCAGCAACTTCTGACGCTGGGCGCACATCTGCTGGCCCCCTGCCCGCACACGCGTCCGTGCCCCGTCCAGCAGCCCGACTGGTGTCACTTCAGCGTCCGCGTGGCCCGTTCCAGCACCCACCGGCGCGGCAAAGGGGCTGACCTCGCCTACGAGGACGAGAAATTCATCTACCTCGCTGCCTCCAGAACCCCCGGCGAACCCCGGGCGGGGCGAGTCCTGACGCACCCCAGCACCCGCTCGGGCCTGGTCAACCTGAAACTGTGCACCGGGCAAGGCACCCTGGAACAACGTACCCTCAGCAAGAGGGACGGCGAACTGTTCAAACAGGCCAGAAGACTGGAATGGGGGGACGCGCTGGAAGAGGGTGGAGGGGAGAGCCGTCGAGAGAACGCCAGCCCATAG
- a CDS encoding NADPH-dependent FMN reductase produces MANPKIGIIISSTRPTRIADKPTQWFYDIATQRSDLDFEILDLRDFKMPFFDEVASNAWAPSQNPEVVRWQQKLAEFDGYVIITAEYNHAPTAAIKNALDNAYVEWVRKPVAYVGYGSVGAARAIEQLRLIAAELQQVSIRPSVHVQGADFFGLMQGQKTMNDMPYLNDGAHVLLDDLAWWTKALKTARES; encoded by the coding sequence ATGGCAAACCCGAAAATCGGCATCATCATCAGCAGCACCCGCCCCACCCGTATCGCGGACAAGCCCACCCAGTGGTTCTACGACATCGCCACGCAGCGCAGCGACCTGGATTTTGAAATCCTTGACCTGCGCGACTTCAAGATGCCGTTTTTCGACGAGGTGGCCTCGAACGCCTGGGCGCCCAGCCAGAACCCCGAAGTGGTGCGCTGGCAGCAGAAGCTGGCCGAATTTGACGGTTACGTGATCATCACCGCCGAGTACAACCACGCCCCCACCGCCGCCATCAAGAACGCCCTGGACAACGCTTATGTCGAGTGGGTGCGCAAGCCCGTCGCCTACGTCGGCTACGGTTCGGTGGGGGCTGCGCGCGCCATCGAGCAACTGCGCCTGATCGCCGCCGAGTTGCAGCAGGTGTCCATCCGGCCCAGCGTTCACGTGCAGGGCGCCGACTTCTTCGGCCTGATGCAGGGCCAGAAGACCATGAACGACATGCCCTACCTGAACGACGGCGCTCATGTCCTGCTGGACGACCTGGCGTGGTGGACCAAAGCCCTGAAGACCGCCCGCGAAAGCTAA
- a CDS encoding ABC transporter ATP-binding protein translates to MHTRQYLLGMLAVIVANSVNLLYPYLVRRIIDGLTGQTDGVARTGGITLEQAGFYALGIVLVSLISGGFMLVMRRQIVVASRQMEYEIRRDIFAHLQTLDKNYYDRARTGDLMNRLTGDLGAVREMMGFGGWQIVNIITVFLSSFAVMFGISWQLTLIVIALIPFIVGTLAYLARLINQRHKAAQEQNSLIAAKAQENFSGARVVKGYAIEEREIEEYRAMNLELLRRNIALTKVDGPLRSFTTLLIGMAFGVILYIGGRMILLDGNRDFTTGMLVQYLLMLGRLAWPMMMVGWITGVTQRGLASWLRLREMLEARAHVYDDPGRTDTTIRAVRGDLTFDHVKLKYGQNTVLNDVNLHVPAGTFLGITGPTGSGKTLLSQLITRSIDPTSGTVKIDGTDVRRIPLSVLRDHISVVPQEPFLFSDTIANNIGFGLDNAELPLVPTGVSVVGLPKMPDIPPHPDPERVRRAAALAGLAGDVEDFPKGYDTMLGERGVTLSGGQRQRTAIARAIVREPAILILDDSLSAVDTETERRIIDGIREVARGRTVILIAHRVSTLRHADQIVVLEAGHVTESGTHDELLVLGGHYAELERLQRLASDLDNDDPDVQPARSPAEQEAVRQAATIPAAEAGRDLPAPSQPGHSQPGHTVQTPQLNPQPDPQPEQVTK, encoded by the coding sequence ATGCACACGCGCCAGTACCTCCTGGGGATGCTGGCCGTTATCGTTGCCAACAGTGTCAATCTGCTCTACCCCTACCTGGTTCGGCGCATCATCGACGGCCTGACCGGTCAGACCGACGGCGTCGCCCGCACCGGCGGCATTACGCTGGAGCAGGCGGGCTTTTACGCGCTGGGCATCGTGCTGGTGTCGCTGATTTCCGGCGGCTTCATGCTGGTGATGCGCCGCCAGATCGTGGTGGCCTCGCGTCAAATGGAGTATGAGATCCGGCGCGACATCTTCGCGCACCTGCAAACGCTGGACAAGAATTACTACGACCGCGCCCGCACCGGGGACCTGATGAACCGCCTGACCGGCGACCTGGGCGCGGTGCGCGAGATGATGGGCTTCGGCGGCTGGCAGATCGTCAACATCATCACGGTCTTCCTTTCCTCATTCGCGGTGATGTTCGGCATCAGCTGGCAACTGACCCTGATCGTGATAGCCCTGATTCCCTTCATCGTGGGGACACTGGCTTATCTGGCGCGGCTGATCAACCAGCGGCACAAGGCTGCGCAGGAGCAGAACAGCCTGATCGCCGCCAAGGCCCAGGAGAATTTCAGCGGAGCGCGGGTGGTAAAGGGTTACGCTATCGAGGAGCGGGAAATCGAGGAATACCGCGCCATGAACCTGGAACTGCTGCGGCGCAACATCGCCCTGACCAAAGTGGACGGGCCGCTGCGTTCCTTTACCACGCTGCTGATCGGCATGGCCTTCGGCGTGATCCTGTATATCGGCGGGCGCATGATCCTGCTGGACGGCAACCGCGACTTCACGACCGGGATGCTGGTGCAGTATCTGCTGATGTTGGGTCGCCTGGCCTGGCCCATGATGATGGTCGGCTGGATCACCGGTGTGACGCAGCGCGGCCTGGCCTCGTGGCTGCGCCTGCGCGAGATGCTGGAGGCCCGTGCGCACGTGTACGATGACCCTGGACGCACCGACACCACCATCCGGGCGGTACGCGGCGACCTCACCTTCGACCACGTGAAACTGAAGTACGGCCAGAACACCGTGCTGAACGACGTGAACCTGCATGTTCCCGCCGGGACGTTCCTGGGCATCACCGGGCCGACCGGCAGCGGCAAGACGCTGCTTTCGCAACTGATCACGCGCAGCATCGACCCCACCAGCGGCACCGTCAAGATCGACGGAACCGACGTGCGGCGCATCCCCCTGAGCGTGCTGCGCGACCACATCAGCGTGGTGCCGCAGGAACCCTTCCTGTTCAGCGACACCATCGCCAACAACATTGGCTTTGGACTGGACAACGCCGAGTTGCCGCTGGTGCCCACCGGGGTCAGCGTGGTGGGCCTGCCCAAGATGCCCGACATTCCCCCGCACCCGGATCCCGAGCGCGTGCGCCGCGCCGCCGCGCTGGCGGGCCTGGCCGGCGACGTCGAGGACTTCCCGAAAGGCTACGACACCATGCTGGGCGAGCGTGGCGTGACCCTGTCGGGCGGGCAGCGGCAACGCACCGCCATCGCCCGCGCCATCGTGCGCGAACCCGCGATCCTGATCCTGGACGACAGCCTCAGCGCCGTGGACACCGAAACCGAGAGGCGCATCATCGACGGCATCCGCGAGGTCGCCAGGGGCCGCACGGTGATCCTGATCGCGCACCGCGTGAGCACCCTGCGCCACGCCGACCAGATCGTGGTGCTGGAAGCCGGACACGTCACCGAATCGGGCACCCACGACGAGCTGCTGGTGCTGGGCGGCCACTACGCCGAACTGGAGAGATTGCAACGCCTGGCGAGCGACCTGGACAACGACGACCCGGATGTGCAGCCCGCGCGCAGCCCTGCCGAGCAGGAAGCGGTGCGCCAGGCCGCCACCATCCCGGCCGCCGAAGCAGGACGCGACCTGCCCGCTCCCAGCCAGCCAGGACACAGCCAGCCGGGCCACACCGTGCAGACGCCCCAGCTGAATCCCCAGCCCGACCCGCAACCCGAGCAGGTGACGAAATGA
- a CDS encoding polyprenyl synthetase family protein gives MTAVNALTVPDATFDDRLREILRSRVEFIELIGDDLVTAGGKRTRPLIVFLAAQALGLNSGDPRWADVVDLAACVELLHSASLLHDDLIDDSDTRRGHQTAFKRFGNVVSVMSGDFMLARLLMLLSQMPGSSELTHAFGQTASVICEGEVLQFQVASYADYSLENYWTVIHGKTAALVELAASSPALLLRAPAPRQQALATFGQEYGMAFQIQDDLLDLLGDEAKLGKPVGSDVREGKATYPLLALMDTPDGDEIREILERHANQASDVQRVRDLAQRHDIMTLTRSEIRRRAQNAVQALETLPPSPARDALAALAQKELERHH, from the coding sequence ATGACAGCCGTAAATGCCCTGACCGTTCCCGACGCGACCTTCGATGATCGCTTGCGGGAGATTCTGCGGTCAAGGGTGGAGTTCATCGAATTGATTGGCGACGACCTGGTCACGGCGGGCGGCAAACGCACCCGGCCCCTGATCGTGTTCCTGGCCGCGCAGGCGTTGGGCCTGAACTCAGGTGACCCGCGCTGGGCCGATGTGGTCGACCTGGCGGCGTGCGTGGAACTGCTGCACTCGGCCAGCCTGCTGCATGACGACCTGATCGACGATTCGGACACGCGCCGCGGCCACCAGACGGCCTTCAAACGCTTCGGAAACGTGGTCAGCGTCATGAGTGGGGACTTCATGCTGGCGCGGCTGCTGATGCTGCTCTCGCAGATGCCCGGCTCGTCCGAACTGACGCACGCTTTCGGGCAAACCGCCTCCGTCATCTGCGAAGGCGAGGTGCTGCAATTCCAGGTGGCCTCCTACGCCGATTACAGCCTGGAGAACTACTGGACGGTCATTCACGGCAAAACCGCCGCCCTGGTGGAACTGGCCGCCAGCAGTCCCGCGCTGCTGCTACGCGCCCCAGCACCCCGGCAGCAGGCCCTCGCCACCTTCGGGCAGGAGTACGGCATGGCCTTCCAGATTCAGGACGACCTGCTCGACCTGCTGGGCGATGAGGCCAAACTCGGGAAACCTGTCGGCAGCGACGTGCGCGAAGGCAAAGCCACCTATCCCCTGCTGGCCCTGATGGACACCCCGGACGGCGACGAGATCCGCGAGATCCTGGAACGCCACGCCAACCAGGCCAGCGACGTCCAGCGTGTGCGTGACCTGGCGCAGCGGCACGACATCATGACCCTGACCCGCAGCGAAATCCGCCGCCGCGCCCAGAACGCCGTGCAGGCCCTCGAAACCCTGCCGCCCAGCCCGGCGCGGGACGCCCTGGCCGCCCTGGCGCAAAAGGAACTGGAAAGGCACCACTGA
- a CDS encoding 16S rRNA (uracil(1498)-N(3))-methyltransferase → MHRVQVTEIAGVMTLGPQATRHLHVLRLQPGERVQVFDGRGGQGEAVLLDLLPGEGRATLELRPDALGTVRGAETPQPVTLAVALLKGDKLADVVRAATELGAASIQLLLTQHAEAREIGAQKLQRLRRIASEAARQSERSVTPGVLEPVKLGAYQWNGTLVVAHPGSSTLLTDLLTWDAPLTVLSGPEGGLSGAEMQDLLAQGAKAVTLGPRILRAETAPLALLGAIAATGY, encoded by the coding sequence ATGCACCGCGTTCAGGTCACGGAGATAGCAGGCGTGATGACGCTGGGGCCGCAGGCCACCCGCCACCTGCACGTGCTGCGCCTGCAACCGGGCGAACGCGTGCAGGTGTTCGACGGCCGGGGCGGGCAGGGCGAGGCCGTCCTGTTAGACCTGCTGCCAGGCGAGGGCCGCGCCACCCTGGAGCTTCGACCGGACGCTCTGGGAACCGTGCGCGGCGCGGAAACCCCGCAACCCGTGACCCTGGCCGTTGCCCTGCTGAAAGGCGACAAGCTCGCGGACGTGGTGCGGGCCGCCACGGAACTCGGTGCAGCCAGCATTCAACTGCTCCTGACGCAGCACGCCGAAGCCCGCGAAATCGGCGCTCAGAAACTTCAGCGCCTGCGCCGCATCGCCAGCGAAGCCGCCCGCCAGTCCGAACGCAGCGTCACGCCTGGCGTGCTGGAACCCGTGAAACTGGGCGCTTACCAGTGGAACGGCACCCTGGTCGTCGCGCACCCTGGCAGCTCCACGCTCCTCACTGACCTGCTCACCTGGGACGCTCCTTTGACCGTCCTGAGTGGCCCGGAAGGCGGCCTGTCCGGGGCGGAAATGCAGGACTTACTGGCACAAGGCGCAAAAGCCGTCACGCTCGGCCCGCGTATCCTGCGCGCCGAAACTGCGCCCCTCGCCCTGCTGGGTGCGATAGCCGCCACGGGGTATTAA
- a CDS encoding GNAT family N-acetyltransferase: MNTYHIEQATPATLSDIYALHDPADAARRLPALQKRVAEGKTSADRFWLLRSERGVEGVVNLTARPEIPLFPRYRADTPAAHVAAFLKHLKELVSGQPPQQLVLDSQLVPLDAAPAEAAGWVLDDSQVVYETALSRLPIRLDAGAQKVDQATLDSPALRRLLSELGRGGWELQPDWTLVMLTSDAGEPVALGAAGPSGRPGYAGIDLIGVHPDYRRQGYGTRLHAHLLTLAAEQFEMHGGGTPSENHAMRRIFDRNGPRQLSEQLYFRQA; encoded by the coding sequence TTGAACACCTACCACATTGAGCAGGCCACCCCCGCCACCCTCAGCGACATTTATGCCCTGCACGACCCGGCGGACGCCGCGCGGCGACTCCCCGCCCTGCAAAAGCGCGTGGCCGAGGGCAAAACCAGCGCCGACCGTTTCTGGCTGCTGCGTTCCGAGCGTGGCGTAGAGGGGGTGGTCAACCTGACCGCCCGCCCAGAAATTCCGCTGTTTCCGCGCTACCGGGCCGACACTCCAGCAGCACACGTCGCGGCGTTTCTGAAGCACCTGAAAGAACTGGTGTCCGGCCAGCCCCCACAGCAACTGGTGTTGGACAGCCAGTTGGTGCCTCTGGACGCCGCTCCTGCCGAAGCGGCCGGGTGGGTGCTGGACGATTCGCAGGTCGTTTATGAAACGGCACTCTCCAGACTCCCGATCCGGCTTGACGCTGGGGCGCAGAAGGTCGACCAGGCCACGCTGGACAGCCCAGCCCTGCGCCGACTGCTGAGTGAACTGGGGCGCGGAGGCTGGGAATTACAGCCTGACTGGACGCTCGTCATGCTGACCAGTGACGCAGGTGAACCCGTCGCTCTGGGCGCTGCCGGCCCCAGTGGACGGCCCGGGTATGCTGGAATAGACCTGATCGGTGTGCACCCGGACTACCGTCGGCAGGGCTATGGCACGCGCCTGCACGCCCACCTGCTGACCCTTGCCGCTGAGCAATTTGAGATGCACGGGGGCGGAACACCTAGCGAGAACCACGCCATGCGCCGCATCTTCGACAGGAACGGCCCGCGGCAACTCAGTGAGCAGCTCTACTTCCGGCAAGCTTGA